The Delphinus delphis chromosome 2, mDelDel1.2, whole genome shotgun sequence genome contains a region encoding:
- the LOC138414004 gene encoding serine/arginine repetitive matrix protein 1-like: MFSVLNNMVPGTDAGEGGLAWGGGGDGGVLANPPNVCRDLQTLTTTPNTSPKARHTKSSPPSPVSRAQSGSGQEPGLPLGKGLGQLNNSAQLAELRKGGCASPHSRSQQRGVLGPTAAPPRPIPGLRPRPPAARSAPPRLTTSPAANGPIGRRDERTPANQGQLTQASLHPLPAPSRKATAPRAPLPTPPPSGEVSHSSCPRRAGVEDRAAVAGFVT; the protein is encoded by the exons ACGCTGGAGAAGGGGGATTagcctggggcgggggcggggacgggggggTGCTCGCCAACCCCCCCAATGTGTGTCGGGACCTACAaaccctcaccaccaccccgAACACCTCCCCAAAAGCCAGACACACAAAATCCTCCCCGCCTTCTCCAGTCTCCCGAGCGCAGAGCGGGAGCGGCCAGGAACCCGGGCTTCCACTGGGGAAGGGACTAG GGCAGCTGAACAATTCGGCGCAGCTAGCGGAACTGAGGAAAGGTGGCTGCGCTTCTCCACACAGCAGGTCGCAGCAGCGCGGGGTCCTGGGCCCAAccgccgcccctccccgcccgATTCCGGGGCTTCGCCCCAGACCCCCGGCGGCTCGCTCCGCCCCGCCGCGCCTCACAACATCTCCCGCTGCAAATGGCCCAATCGGAAGACGCGACGAGAGAACTCCAGCCAATCAGGGGCAGCTGACTCAGGCGTCCCTCCACCCTTTGCCCGCCCCCAGTAGGAAAGCCACCGCCCCTCGggctccccttcccaccccgcccccctccGGGGAGGTGTCTCACAGCTCCTGTCCTCGCCGGGCTGGAGTGGAGGACCGCGCCGCGGTGGCGGGGTTTGTCACCTAG